The sequence CACAGGTCAGCAGCACAGCCCTCTGAGCCAGCTCAAGGTTGCAGCTCCCAGCTGGCCTCAGCCAGCAGGAGTCCCTCATATCCCCAGGCGGGGGGGGGTGTGTAGGCAGGGGTGTGTGTCCAGCCTGGACCCTGTGGCTGAAAGCCACAAAGCCTGGTAGTGGAGCTGGGGGATTAGGAgttctctctctacctctctggACTTCACCCACAAAATGGGGGATAGCACTGGTTTTCTTTTccagagggggaaggaggaggttgttctaggaagggggaagggggcaaAGACTCTATTGACTAGTAACCCTTACTGCCTCCCTGTTCCAGCCTAGCCTGACACtctgtccctctctttctctggGCTGTGTCTGTATTCACCTCATGACTTGCTTGGTGGACTCTGTCACCATCTCTCAGGAGTAAAAGCACACTCACCCCATTTGTGGGAACCTGGAGGCATCCTGGGAAGCTGTGGGGAAAGGGCCATAAAGAATAGGTTCACTTTTCTCTCCATGGCTGTGTACTCagggctgctctgtggcatggaGTCGGGGGGCTACCCCCAGAGCTGAGATGCCTTCTGCAGCCCTCACAGTACTGCACGAGCATTGACGAACATGCCAGGTCCTGGATGTTCAGGTTCTGGTGATAAGGGAACAGTGATGGACATAAGGGGCTAATGGCAGAGGAAACTATAAAGCATAGCTTGGTCTTGGGGAAGGGCAGGATTTCAGTTGCCCGGGGCGAAATccaggagaagagaagaaaagtctCAGAAGGTCCTGGGCCTGAGGAGAGGGTCCCAAGGAGGGACCAAGCAGTGAGGGGCTCCAGATGATGGAGGTGTGTATGTTAGGGTCCCAGCGGGCAAAAGGTTAACACTTGGATAGTTTAGTGGAAAAGACTAACAGAGGGACTGTTTATAGAGTTGTGGGCAGAGTTAAGGAAACCAATGAGGGGGCCTGAGGCACCTAGAAATAGTGGGAAATTGTCATATTCAAGCTAAGGGAACACCAAGAGGCAACCGAGCTATGCAGGGAGCCCTCTTGGCTGAATCTGTGGTCACGAAGGGTCTAAGCCACCTTGAGAACACTTGCAGATAAATACCCTGGTTTCTCCCTCCTTCCGTCCTCTGATCCCTTACCGATACCTCCCATTGGTCAAGCCCAACCCGAAGCCCATCCAGGTGGCAAAGGAGCACAGGCAGTGCACCCCACAGGGATCAGCCTTCCAGGGCACACAGCAGGGCAAAGAAGGACAGAATGGGTGAGAAGGAGGACAAATGGAGAGCGGGCTGCTCAGGAGGGGTCATTCCTGAAGGGTTGAAACTCCACCAGTTGGAGGGTCTGGAGACAGTGCCTGATGGGCAGAGGGTACCGGCAGGACTCTCAGGCTCTCCGCTCTGCTCCCACCAGGTCTTCACACGGTATGGAAAGTGCTACACGTTCAACTCTGGCCGAGATGGACGTCCCAGGCTGAAGACCATGAAGGGTGGGACAGGCAATGGGCTGGAGATCATGCTGGACATTCAGCAGGACGAGTACCTGCCCGTGTGGGGGGAGACCGGTATGTTGCCTCTCTCGGGGGGGGGGCCCTCCCTGTGGCTCCGGGCCTCCGCCTCCGTTGggggggctcctgggctctaCTGTGGGCCTGAGGCAGGTCGTGGGCTctcctcacttcctcccagcacCTCACCATCTCCACCTCCACTCTACCTGACTGCCACACTCACATTCCCCTGGCTCCCCCTTCCTGGCTCACTCTCCAAGGTAACCAGCCATCCCTTTCCATCTGTGGCCACCACTCCCTCTATAAATAACTCCGTCTCTTTTTGGGCTGCCTGACGTCTGTCTGGTCTCAGGGGCCTTGGGACAGAGAGAcgtgggggagaagggagaaaaggagggggagagatggagagccTCTGAGACAGTGAGAAATAATTTGAAACACCGAGATGCGTAACTGAAGCCAGGTAAGAAAAGAAGTATGTAGGATTCAGGGGTCATCAGGGAAGCATGGGGCTGGTGAACCCAGAAGGAGGCTGGGGATGGGCCAGGGGCCCTTGGACTAACTATCCTCCCCCAGTCTCAGTGTATGTTGTGGTTATCTCAGGAGAGGTAGGATGCGCCCAGCTCTGAAGGAGGTTAGGGAGTAAGAAGCCCTCCCAACACACACCCCTCTCATTCCCCTAGATGAGACGTCCTTCGAAGCGGGCATCAAAGTGCAGATCCACAGTCAGGATGAACCTCCCTTCATCGACCAGCTGGGCTTTGGTGTAGCCCCAGGGTTCCAGACCTTTGTGGCCTGTCAAGAGCAGAGGGTGAGAGGGCCACAGGAGGCCGGTCCCAGGGTGGGTGGTTGGAGGCTCATGATGGAGGTGGAGTGCTGGGCAACCAATAATGGGAGGGACGGGGGAGCTAGGGACGGGGGAGCTAGGGCCTGGGTAGCCATCTGACTAGTCAGAAGCATGAATGATCTAATGAGTGGGATGCTCCGTAAACTCGGAGACCCTCAGAGGCTGCacagggagagggggcaggaCACCTGAGTTCTGCATCGTGTCGGACAAGTCCATCAAGGTGACTCGGGGAGAAGTCCCCACACCCCCCAGCTCCCCGGCTCTCCCAGCAGCTCATCTACCTGCCCCCGCCCTGGGGCACCTGCAAAGCTGTTACCATGGACTTGGATTTCTTCGACTCCTACAGCATTACCGCCTGCCGCATCGACTGTGAGACCCGCTACCTGGTGGAGAACTGTAACTGCCGCATGGTGCACATGCCAGGTCAGGCCCCAGAGTTCCAAACACGGTCCTGGGCCCCTCAGCCTGCACTGCCCCTCACCATCTCCCCATGCATGTTAACCTCCTGCCAACATGCAAGCAAGACCAGCTGGCTTCTCTCCACCCGAGTTCCAGCCCCAGTCCATACCCATATGGCTCTTGCCTCTCTGACCTCAATTCCTGCCTGGACCCATGGGGATGGGTCAGAAGGGTCCAGGGGGTATGGACTTTGGGGTAGGTCACTTCCAGGACAGACTGGGGGCTGACTATTCCTACCCTCCCCCCCCCAGCTTCCAGCTTTTAGGCCTTTGGTACCACCAGTGTCACAAGACCCCTTTAATCTCCATCCTGTACcactcttttctcctctccaggGGATGCCCCATACTGCACTCCAGAGCAGTACAAGGAATGTGCAGATCCTGCCCTGGGTGAGCGCCCCCATCCCAGGGAAGTCtgcgggagggaaggaggagcttCCAGCCATATGCATAGGGGTTTCAGAGCAAGCTTCCAGAAGCTTCAAATCACTCCTGGATCAGGCTTCACCTGAACTCTCCTGTGTCTGACTTTAGCTAGGCCAGGAATAGCATCTCTCGAGGCCCCTGGGCAAAATGAACAGGGGTCATCTGGGAGGGGTGGCCTTCACCTGCTCTCATCAGCACCTCAGCTGGTTGACCCTGGAGGGCCCTGAGGGAATGAGCTTTGGATTAAGAAATATCCATGGAGAGGCTGGGTAAGGATCAGCACAGGTGGGCACAGGGCCAAAGTGAAGGACAagtcagaaaaagagaagggGGCTCAGGCCTCCTTTGGGCAGGGCCAGGATGTGCGTGTCAGGAAGGTGCTGGCAGAAGGGCATCACTCAACTGGCACCTCTCACCTGGCTGGCAcagacttcctggtggagaaGGACCAGGAGTACTGTGTGTGTGAAATGCCCTGCAACTTGACTCGCTATGGCAAGGAGCTGTCCATGGTCAAGATCCCCAGCAAAGCATCAGCCAAGTACCTGGCCAAGAAGTTCAACAAGTCTGAGCAGTACATAGGGTAAGGGCTCTGACTGTGAAGGGTAATGGGCGGGCTCTGATGGGGGTTGGCagacaggaggaaactgagataacATGGGGAAGGCAACCAAAGAGTCTGAggtgggcatggagggaagatCAAGCCAGAACAAGCAGGGGAAGcacccctttctctttcctcctctctgcaTCCTCATTGCTGTAACTGGGATCACCTCACAATTGCTGGTGCGTGGAGCGTCTTTTCAGTTACAccatcacatttaatcctcactctaAAAGGCAGGTATCCACATCAGCATCTTGTTTTATAGATATTGgagactgagattcagagaggatAACTTGcgaaggtcacccagctagtaaggGACAGAGATGTGACTTGATCCGAGGTCTCCTCTCCCAACCCCTTTGCAGGGAGAACATCCTGGTGCTGGACATTTTCTTTGAAGTCCTCAACTATGAGACCATTGAGCAGAAGAAGGCCTATGAGATTGCAGGACTCCTGGGTGAGCTGCTGATGGCACCTGTCCCCTTCCCATGCCATGGGCATGGTGTGACACGCTACCACCTGAAGCAGGCTGCTCACCTCCGTCCCACAAGGCCTcctcccctgccagccccagGGGCCTTCCCCTGTCCCAATGAGCTCTGCCGCTCCCATTGTGTCCTGACCCCACTGACCTCCCTGTGGGCACCCCTGCAGGTGACATTGGAGGCCAGATGGGTCTGTTCATCGGGGCCAGCATCCTCACTGTGCTGGAGCTCTTCGACTACGCCTACGAGGTAAGTGGGGGCGGGGCGCCTGCACGGGGCCACGGGAGGGGCGGGGTTCAAGCCCGCCTACCCGCCcacttcccctcttccctcccaggTGATAAAACACAAGCTGTGCAGACGAGGCAAGTGCCAGAAGGAGGCCAAACGGAGCAGCGCGGACAAGGGTGTGGCCCTCAGCCTGGATGACGTCAAAAGACACGTGAGGGAGCGAGAGAGGGGCGCCCTCCCGCCCCATCCCTTCCCCGACCACCCCAGGACCACCCTCCTTGCCACCTTTTCTCCTTTGCCTCCCCCATGCCCCAGCGGCACGTGTGGCCCTTACGGATAACCAGTGCCTGTCCTGTGCCGTTCCCCCAGAACCCGTGTGAGAGCCTCCGGGGCCATCCTGCCGGGATGACGTATGCTGCCAACATCCTACCTCACCATCCGGCCCGAGGCACTTTTGAGGACTTTACCTGCTGAGCCCTGCAGGCCGCTGTACCAAAGGCCTAGATGGGGAGGGCTAGGAGAGCAAAGGGgcccccagctgccccgcccTCGGGACTCAGTTCCCCCTCCAATGCAGCCCCCCCACTCCTGGGCGGTCCTTTCCTCTTGTCTTCTGTGGTGAGGAAGGAGTCTTGACCGTAGAGTCCTCTCCCTGCCTctatcccattctttttttttttttttttttttttttaacaaaactaatctaaaacagaaactaaaaagagAGAACAGGGCGAGTGACCTCAGGCTGCCCCTCTCTGCTCCATGCTGCCTCCCACAGCTCCCAGCCTGAATTCTGTCTGTCTGGCTGGCTGTCATCTGAGTGTCCACCTACATTTTGCTGCCACCAGTCACCAAAGCCCCCTCccagtggggggtggaggggatcCTCGGGGTCTGGAATTTGGCCCCAAACCAGAGAATGTACCTTGAAAGGGGAGGGCTAGTAGGGGGGGCTTCCCCAGCCTTAAGAGACCCTCTCAGCCCAGTGACCGCCCCCAACCCCAAGTCTCCAGGCAGGAACCCGAGTCGTGTCTGTTCCCTCCCCACCAACTCACACAGTGTGAACTCTCtagggaggcaggggtggggaatcCCCTGAAGTGGCACTGGGGACAAGATGTGGCCCTGGTGCTGTAGGCCACATCCTGATTCCTACAAGttcacccccaccccagagctGCTGGAGAGAAATCCCAAGAGGCGGCCCTCCTCTGCCATCCCATAAAAGATCCAGCTGGTTGGCTTCCAGCTCAGGGAGAGGGGCACTGGTGCCTAACCTCACTGGTCCCTCTCCCAGGGGCCCCTGCAGAGGGCCACATCCATAAATTTTCTTATGGAACTCTCCCAAGTCCTCTCCCGAAACGTCATTTGCTTCTCTCAACAACTTCATctgcattttctatttctatatgaTACAGACTCTATATTGCTATATCTCTGTATATACTTTCCCCTGACTCTGTCTCTACTTCATCCCCTCTTGTCTCTAAGAACCACTCTCCCACACCAAGTCCCCCTTCTGTGTTTCCACCCCCTCCCTGGTCTCTGAATGCCTTCACCTGTATAAAGAGTTGGACTCTCCCCTGGTGTCTGTACTGTGTACACACATCCCTCTAAGAAGCACAAGGAGATGACACGCGCATTGTAACCTTCGCACTGTCTCGGTGGCGACATAAAGGAAGCTGTGAATTACAAGCTCTGCCTCTTTCTGGCCTCACCCTCTCTCCCCAACCTGGGTACCCTTTGCCCTCCCTGCAGCCTTAACATTCCCACCCCTGCTTCACCCACCCCAATGTCCTTTGCCTAGCTGACTGTGGCCTCCCCATGGATGGGGGTTGCTACAG is a genomic window of Kogia breviceps isolate mKogBre1 chromosome 12, mKogBre1 haplotype 1, whole genome shotgun sequence containing:
- the ASIC1 gene encoding acid-sensing ion channel 1 isoform X2 — protein: MELKAEEEEVGGVQPVSIQAFASSSTLHGLAHIFSYERLSLKRALWALCFLGSLAVLLCVCTERVQYYFHYHHVTKLDEVAASQLTFPAVTLCNLNEFRFSQVSKNDLYHAGELLALLNNRYEIPDTQMADEKQLEILQDKANFRSFKPKPFNMREFYDRAGHDIRDMLLSCHFRGEVCSAEDFKVVGDRVAYYLSYPHVTLLDEVATTELAFPAVTLCNTNTVRLSQLSYPDLLYLAPMLGLDESDDPGVPLAPPGPEAFSGEPFNLHRFYNRSCHRLEDMLLYCSYCGGPCGPHNFSVVFTRYGKCYTFNSGRDGRPRLKTMKGGTGNGLEIMLDIQQDEYLPVWGETDETSFEAGIKVQIHSQDEPPFIDQLGFGVAPGFQTFVACQEQRLIYLPPPWGTCKAVTMDLDFFDSYSITACRIDCETRYLVENCNCRMVHMPGDAPYCTPEQYKECADPALDFLVEKDQEYCVCEMPCNLTRYGKELSMVKIPSKASAKYLAKKFNKSEQYIGENILVLDIFFEVLNYETIEQKKAYEIAGLLGDIGGQMGLFIGASILTVLELFDYAYEVIKHKLCRRGKCQKEAKRSSADKGVALSLDDVKRHNPCESLRGHPAGMTYAANILPHHPARGTFEDFTC
- the ASIC1 gene encoding acid-sensing ion channel 1 isoform X1; this encodes MELKAEEEEVGGVQPVSIQAFASSSTLHGLAHIFSYERLSLKRALWALCFLGSLAVLLCVCTERVQYYFHYHHVTKLDEVAASQLTFPAVTLCNLNEFRFSQVSKNDLYHAGELLALLNNRYEIPDTQMADEKQLEILQDKANFRSFKPKPFNMREFYDRAGHDIRDMLLSCHFRGEVCSAEDFKVVFTRYGKCYTFNSGRDGRPRLKTMKGGTGNGLEIMLDIQQDEYLPVWGETDETSFEAGIKVQIHSQDEPPFIDQLGFGVAPGFQTFVACQEQRLIYLPPPWGTCKAVTMDLDFFDSYSITACRIDCETRYLVENCNCRMVHMPGDAPYCTPEQYKECADPALDFLVEKDQEYCVCEMPCNLTRYGKELSMVKIPSKASAKYLAKKFNKSEQYIGENILVLDIFFEVLNYETIEQKKAYEIAGLLGDIGGQMGLFIGASILTVLELFDYAYEVIKHKLCRRGKCQKEAKRSSADKGVALSLDDVKRHNPCESLRGHPAGMTYAANILPHHPARGTFEDFTC